One window of the Actinomyces wuliandei genome contains the following:
- a CDS encoding NTP pyrophosphohydrolase: MRKFVTWDVDTRFGRGEMFKVRQTPEIIADEITQSLTVPTYLTGGPRFSLGVRPLPEGMDFPDDLPEDHPYRHAYMQAAGSHQAMTVELRVPDPADGYTHYTVARHPVTDPDSWVPLTWDNGGNQPFTTHVHPEEVFTGHQAAPLFRAYILHDTTPPPHLLRQLDI, translated from the coding sequence ATGAGGAAGTTCGTCACCTGGGACGTCGACACCAGGTTCGGGCGCGGCGAGATGTTCAAGGTCCGCCAGACCCCGGAGATCATCGCCGACGAGATCACTCAGAGCCTGACCGTGCCCACCTACCTGACAGGCGGTCCCCGCTTCTCCCTGGGGGTGCGCCCCCTGCCCGAGGGCATGGACTTCCCCGACGACCTGCCCGAGGACCACCCCTACCGGCACGCCTACATGCAGGCCGCAGGCTCCCACCAGGCCATGACCGTCGAGCTGCGCGTACCCGACCCGGCAGACGGCTACACCCACTACACCGTCGCCCGCCACCCCGTCACAGACCCCGACTCATGGGTCCCCCTGACCTGGGACAACGGCGGCAACCAGCCCTTCACCACCCACGTCCACCCCGAGGAGGTCTTCACCGGCCACCAGGCCGCACCCCTCTTCCGCGCCTACATCCTCCACGACACCACACCACCACCCCACCTCCTCCGCCAGCTCGACATCTAG
- a CDS encoding Abi family protein, with product MLKSLPIWAVVDSWSLGLLTDVIMETRPGKQQPETPPWKSVAQAFGISNQVLDTQLRSLIVLRNMIAHHSRLWMRPATRAPKKPKIYRRRARNVQDRSLYTVLLALASFLRSDSRDTVFLDKVDRLLESNKIFAQGIRSPLTTSEPPR from the coding sequence GTGCTGAAGTCACTCCCCATATGGGCTGTCGTTGACAGCTGGTCTCTCGGCCTCCTCACCGATGTCATCATGGAGACCCGACCCGGGAAACAACAGCCGGAAACGCCTCCGTGGAAGTCTGTCGCACAGGCTTTTGGCATCTCTAACCAGGTACTCGACACCCAACTGCGCAGCCTCATCGTGCTACGCAACATGATTGCGCATCACTCCCGCCTCTGGATGCGCCCCGCAACCCGCGCGCCAAAAAAGCCCAAGATCTACCGAAGACGAGCCCGCAACGTCCAGGACAGAAGTCTCTACACCGTCCTGCTCGCACTCGCGTCCTTCCTGCGTTCTGACAGCCGGGACACGGTGTTCCTCGACAAGGTGGACAGGCTCCTTGAGTCCAACAAGATCTTTGCACAGGGGATACGAAGCCCACTGACCACTTCCGAGCCTCCCCGCTGA
- a CDS encoding Abi family protein, with translation MTPTTLDHPQATLYYWFHQSPRRLSTMRTAGALSFHQKSLTVPSPYLSLDDRLAYLRSHGYVHGNDEISARSRSFLADVNFHYYLGYARNYRTLVRKGLAEFHGAADRIIDIIELDHQLAEHTYTAVRIFEWRLRAHFVIEHCRHHPPTECFLSPGHFTSRSTGGKPTSARVREEILRSREPYILEQFAAHARTCGAP, from the coding sequence GTGACGCCCACCACCCTTGACCACCCTCAGGCAACGCTCTACTATTGGTTTCATCAGTCCCCCCGCCGCCTCTCGACGATGCGCACTGCGGGGGCCCTCTCTTTTCACCAGAAATCCCTGACAGTGCCCAGCCCCTACCTGAGCCTTGACGACCGACTCGCTTATCTTCGCAGCCACGGCTACGTCCACGGCAATGACGAGATATCCGCAAGATCCCGCTCATTTCTAGCAGATGTTAACTTTCACTACTATCTGGGCTACGCCCGCAACTACCGGACGCTAGTCCGCAAAGGCCTGGCAGAGTTTCACGGAGCAGCAGACAGAATTATCGACATTATCGAACTCGACCACCAACTCGCTGAACACACATATACGGCAGTCAGAATCTTTGAGTGGCGTCTTCGTGCTCATTTTGTCATAGAACACTGCAGACACCACCCGCCCACGGAGTGCTTCCTGTCCCCAGGCCACTTCACTTCCCGCTCCACCGGGGGCAAGCCGACTTCCGCCCGAGTCAGGGAGGAGATTCTTCGTTCACGAGAGCCCTACATCCTCGAGCAGTTCGCGGCCCACGCTAGAACCTGCGGCGCACCGTAG